Proteins encoded by one window of Aphis gossypii isolate Hap1 chromosome X, ASM2018417v2, whole genome shotgun sequence:
- the LOC126551976 gene encoding uncharacterized protein LOC126551976 encodes MLNTKTKKMMHKERILLLAPYYLSRDKQLVGGISMIDAMDTVSSTTHKLLKNMPSYKKINRCTNFLCEEFSIDQSCEIITLTAIDEKIGVQKEIDSFLKTESIICSHCNSVRNITVSVKQNVLIELVSLPKELEASTSVPDINIISEVQQNYAGEIMWTLDEIPKTLNLKGRTYYIRGIIIFNSGLRTGFRMKSGHYKAIPCRTNKFWEVYDDLKDNITQPKSIQNNVELLIYTL; translated from the exons atgctaaatacaaaaacaaaaaaaatgatgcaTAAAGAACGAATACTATTATTAGCCCCATATTATCTATCAAGGGACAAACAACTCGTTGGTGGCATTAGTATGATAGATGCAATGGATACAGTGTCATCAAcaacacataaattattgaaaaatatgcccTCATACAAGAAAATAAATCGTTGTACAAATTTCTTGTGCGAAGAATTTTCCATAGACCAAAGTTgtgaaattataactttaactgCTATTGATGAGAAAATAGGTGTCCAAAAAGAAAtagatagttttttaaaaactgaatcAATAATATGTTCCCACTGTAACTCAGTAAGGAATATTACAGTGAgtgttaaacaaaatgttttgattgaGCTGGTTTCTCTTCCaaaag aacTTGAAGCATCAACAAGTGTTCCcgacattaatattataagtgaaGTACAACAAAATTATGCTGGAGAAATAATGTGGACATTAGATGAGAtaccaaaaacattaaatctaAAAGGTCGTACATATTACATCCGgggaattattatatttaatagtggtTTACGTACAGGGTTCAGAATGAAAAGTGGTCACTATAAGGCTATTCCATGTAGGACAAATAAGTTTTGGGAAGTGTATGATGATTTAAAAGACAATATTACACAAccaaaatcaatacaaaataatgtcgAACTTCTAATATATACACTTTAA